From Halodesulfovibrio aestuarii DSM 17919 = ATCC 29578, the proteins below share one genomic window:
- the cbiR gene encoding cobamide remodeling phosphodiesterase CbiR → MDKKPHVNGLKETVSISRCKTKTARRHPVKGTNAVITTAAPSWVMAGTVYENCVFLEDKVDEVSLLFFESEACLAYGEDDLPRGLAQLDLSYHVHLPLDLPWPDADAVADIILGLMDKVDFLGVRQAVLHPPLTLGENAFSVEVAQQLLTVVARAWHSHGFDCNDLLIENVEGACLIDIAPVIEDLGLGVCIDIGHIIAYGHHALLDCCDLFDRLRMIHVNAPADVLTAKGRSKHASLLHLDDAGKYVARKVLQHCGENCTLVYELFSWKHIETTIPIVEEMLLIEGK, encoded by the coding sequence ATGGATAAAAAACCGCATGTAAACGGGCTCAAGGAAACAGTGTCCATTTCCAGATGCAAAACGAAGACTGCCCGTCGGCACCCCGTAAAAGGCACCAACGCTGTCATTACTACAGCTGCGCCCTCATGGGTGATGGCTGGTACTGTGTATGAAAACTGCGTTTTTCTTGAGGATAAGGTCGACGAAGTTTCCTTGTTGTTTTTTGAGTCGGAGGCATGTCTTGCATATGGTGAGGATGACTTGCCGCGTGGTTTAGCGCAGCTTGATTTGTCGTACCACGTACATCTGCCGTTGGATTTACCGTGGCCTGATGCCGATGCTGTGGCAGATATTATCTTGGGTTTGATGGATAAGGTAGATTTTCTAGGAGTCCGTCAGGCTGTGCTGCATCCACCGTTGACGTTGGGGGAAAATGCTTTTTCTGTGGAAGTGGCTCAGCAATTATTAACAGTGGTTGCTCGCGCATGGCATAGTCATGGATTTGACTGTAATGATTTATTAATTGAGAATGTTGAGGGGGCATGTCTGATTGATATTGCCCCGGTAATAGAAGATTTGGGACTGGGGGTATGCATTGACATAGGCCATATCATTGCATACGGGCATCATGCACTTCTTGATTGTTGTGATCTTTTTGATCGGCTTCGTATGATTCACGTGAATGCTCCTGCGGATGTGCTGACGGCTAAGGGGCGCAGTAAGCATGCAAGTTTACTGCACCTTGATGATGCCGGAAAGTACGTTGCGCGCAAGGTATTACAGCATTGCGGCGAGAATTGTACGCTCGTGTACGAGTT